In Rhizobium sp. N324, a single genomic region encodes these proteins:
- the rpsL gene encoding 30S ribosomal protein S12, giving the protein MPTVNQLIRKPRQANVKRNKVPALQENPQKRGVCTRVYTTTPKKPNSALRKVAKIRLTNGFEVIGYIPGEGHNLQEHSVVMIRGGRVKDLPGVRYHIIRGVLDTQGVKNRKQRRSKYGAKRPK; this is encoded by the coding sequence ATGCCTACCGTAAACCAGCTGATCCGCAAGCCTCGCCAGGCGAACGTAAAGCGTAACAAGGTTCCCGCACTCCAGGAGAACCCGCAGAAGCGCGGCGTTTGCACGCGCGTCTATACGACGACGCCGAAGAAGCCGAACTCGGCTCTGCGTAAGGTCGCAAAGATCCGCCTGACCAACGGCTTCGAAGTCATTGGTTACATCCCCGGCGAAGGTCACAACCTTCAGGAACACTCTGTCGTCATGATCCGTGGCGGCCGCGTCAAGGACCTTCCGGGTGTCCGTTATCACATCATCCGCGGCGTTCTCGATACCCAGGGTGTCAAGAACCGCAAGCAGCGCCGCTCCAAGTACGGCGCGAAGCGTCCGAAGTAA
- the rpsG gene encoding 30S ribosomal protein S7 codes for MSRRHKAEKREINPDPKFGDLVVTKFMNAIMLDGKKSVAENIVYGAFDVVQGKSKQEPLTVFHSALDNIAPHVEVRSRRVGGATYQVPVDVRPERRQALAIRWLIAAARKRNETTMVDRLSGELLDASNNRGSAVKKREDTHKMADANRAFSHYRW; via the coding sequence ATGTCCAGACGTCATAAAGCAGAAAAGCGCGAGATCAATCCGGACCCGAAGTTCGGCGACCTCGTCGTCACCAAGTTCATGAATGCCATCATGCTCGACGGCAAGAAGTCCGTTGCTGAAAACATTGTCTATGGCGCGTTCGACGTCGTCCAGGGCAAGTCCAAGCAGGAGCCGCTCACGGTATTTCATTCTGCGCTCGACAACATTGCTCCGCACGTTGAAGTCCGCTCGCGCCGCGTCGGTGGTGCGACCTATCAGGTGCCGGTCGATGTTCGTCCGGAGCGCCGCCAGGCTCTCGCCATTCGCTGGCTGATCGCTGCTGCCCGCAAGCGCAATGAAACGACTATGGTTGACCGCCTTTCCGGCGAACTGCTCGATGCGTCCAACAATCGCGGCTCCGCCGTCAAGAAGCGCGAAGACACGCACAAGATGGCTGACGCCAACCGTGCATTCTCGCACTATCGCTGGTAA